From the Paludisphaera mucosa genome, one window contains:
- a CDS encoding ThuA domain-containing protein encodes MTRSAIAWSCTCLFLAGPWIAPAMAQKKAPDGAKVLLLSGGQRQHHGYRDQAFYLSAALEDTGRYEVTQTEEAAVLESPALAKYDLIIGLADRRDPEFKMTKAQQQALFAYVRGGGGYVSIHGADNSPADWEPEWKPMLGAVFSHFGLPDGKVRKGEYTVRLVDSSSPVAKGLQDFPLKDELYYHLQIEPDVKPLAVVAYEGVDWPVAWTRTYGEGRVFHTVFGHRDFGPGKDDPLRDPNFGRLVLQGIDWVAAKKK; translated from the coding sequence ATGACTCGGTCCGCGATCGCCTGGAGCTGCACGTGCCTGTTCCTCGCCGGGCCCTGGATCGCCCCGGCGATGGCCCAGAAGAAGGCCCCGGACGGCGCCAAGGTGCTCCTGCTCTCCGGCGGCCAGCGTCAGCACCACGGCTATCGCGACCAGGCATTCTACCTGAGCGCGGCGCTGGAAGACACGGGCAGATACGAGGTCACCCAGACCGAGGAGGCCGCCGTCCTGGAGTCGCCCGCGCTCGCCAAGTACGACCTGATCATCGGCCTGGCCGACCGCCGCGATCCCGAGTTCAAGATGACCAAGGCCCAGCAGCAGGCCCTTTTCGCCTACGTCCGGGGCGGCGGCGGCTACGTCTCGATCCACGGGGCCGACAACTCTCCCGCCGACTGGGAGCCCGAGTGGAAGCCCATGCTGGGCGCGGTCTTCTCGCACTTCGGCCTGCCCGACGGCAAGGTCCGCAAGGGGGAGTACACCGTCCGCCTCGTGGATTCGTCGAGCCCCGTCGCCAAGGGGCTGCAGGACTTCCCGCTGAAGGACGAGCTGTACTACCACCTCCAGATCGAGCCCGACGTCAAGCCGCTGGCCGTGGTGGCGTACGAGGGCGTCGACTGGCCCGTGGCCTGGACCCGGACCTACGGCGAGGGCCGCGTCTTCCACACCGTCTTCGGCCACCGCGACTTCGGGCCGGGCAAAGACGACCCCCTTCGCGACCCCAACTTCGGCCGCCTGGTCCTCCAGGGGATCGACTGGGTCGCGGCGAAAAAGAAGTGA
- a CDS encoding glycosyltransferase family 39 protein → MTTEPPKPGDRRPLAWTVAAAVVGLALVGQAATSSSATYDETTYLNVGARWWREGDRVGITRMGSPLLFWKIQQAPVFWALDRLGRGDLIDDQPRRQAELLPLARLGASWIWLAGLALVAWWAGRLNGPWAMAYAAWLYALSPNLVAHGALVTMETPVTVATTASFLAFWGFLTTGRRRWFWASAAAAGLAFSCKFTAAVYPPILGLVWWADGLSRDANLAGRLRRTARVAMGTGAFVLIMLASDFALTGFATLPLSPRSGRHPSASGWFGALGPLAARIYETPIPQDWVGFAAQIRHQASGGPGYLLGERRMGGWRYYYLVALAVKTPPLIWLLAACRIRLDGLRACLTRQPDRMLLQAVLIFFLIASAGSSRNYGVRYLLPMVPLAVVWLSRLARIEGEAGSRAVKLRRLVLGAGLLGQAVAVASVHPEPLTYFNAFAGGRIGGRLILADSNLDWGQGLRSLGRLQRARPEFRDLTLYDFGDVDPAYYGIAGDVHVINADEGQPPPPRVEDVSTPYLAVSASLQHGPWGPEGFFRSLDGRTPVAWTDDATIAIYRTADVRAEPARPQ, encoded by the coding sequence GTGACCACCGAGCCTCCCAAACCCGGCGACCGCCGGCCGCTCGCCTGGACGGTCGCCGCGGCCGTCGTCGGGCTGGCGCTCGTCGGGCAGGCCGCGACGTCGTCGTCGGCGACCTACGACGAGACGACGTACCTGAACGTCGGCGCGCGGTGGTGGCGCGAAGGCGACCGGGTCGGGATCACCCGCATGGGCTCGCCCCTGCTGTTCTGGAAGATCCAGCAGGCCCCCGTCTTCTGGGCGCTCGACCGCCTGGGCCGCGGCGACCTGATCGACGACCAGCCTCGCCGCCAGGCCGAGCTGCTGCCGCTGGCGAGGCTGGGGGCCTCGTGGATCTGGCTCGCGGGGCTCGCGCTCGTGGCCTGGTGGGCCGGGCGGCTGAACGGGCCGTGGGCGATGGCCTACGCCGCCTGGCTGTACGCGCTGAGCCCGAACCTCGTCGCCCACGGCGCGCTCGTCACGATGGAGACGCCCGTGACGGTCGCCACCACGGCCTCGTTCCTGGCCTTCTGGGGCTTCCTGACGACCGGCCGACGGCGCTGGTTCTGGGCCTCGGCGGCCGCCGCCGGGCTGGCCTTCTCGTGCAAGTTCACGGCCGCCGTCTACCCGCCGATCCTGGGCCTGGTCTGGTGGGCGGACGGGCTCTCGCGGGACGCGAATCTCGCGGGTCGCCTGCGGAGGACGGCCCGAGTGGCGATGGGCACGGGGGCCTTCGTGCTCATCATGCTGGCGAGCGACTTCGCCCTGACCGGTTTCGCGACGCTGCCGCTGAGCCCGCGATCGGGCCGCCACCCGAGCGCTTCGGGATGGTTCGGCGCGTTGGGGCCGCTCGCGGCCCGGATTTATGAGACGCCCATCCCCCAGGACTGGGTCGGCTTCGCCGCGCAGATTCGGCACCAGGCGTCGGGCGGGCCGGGCTACCTGCTGGGCGAGCGCCGGATGGGGGGGTGGCGGTACTACTATCTCGTGGCGCTGGCCGTGAAGACGCCGCCCTTGATCTGGCTGCTGGCGGCCTGCCGGATCCGTCTCGACGGCCTGCGAGCGTGCCTGACTCGGCAGCCCGACCGCATGCTGCTCCAGGCCGTCCTGATCTTCTTCCTGATCGCTTCGGCCGGTTCGTCTCGGAACTACGGAGTCCGGTATTTGCTGCCGATGGTCCCGCTGGCCGTCGTCTGGCTCTCCCGGTTGGCGCGCATCGAGGGCGAGGCGGGCTCCCGTGCGGTGAAGCTTCGCCGCCTGGTCCTGGGCGCCGGCCTGCTCGGGCAGGCGGTCGCCGTGGCGAGCGTCCACCCCGAGCCGCTGACGTATTTCAACGCGTTCGCGGGGGGCCGGATCGGCGGTCGGCTCATCCTGGCCGACTCGAACCTCGACTGGGGGCAGGGGCTGAGGTCTCTGGGCCGGCTCCAGCGGGCCCGTCCCGAGTTCCGCGACCTCACGCTCTACGACTTCGGCGACGTCGACCCCGCATATTACGGGATCGCAGGCGACGTCCACGTCATCAACGCCGACGAGGGCCAACCGCCGCCGCCTCGGGTCGAGGACGTGTCGACGCCGTACCTGGCCGTCTCGGCCTCGCTCCAGCACGGCCCGTGGGGGCCCGAAGGGTTCTTTCGATCGCTCGACGGCCGGACGCCCGTCGCCTGGACCGACGACGCGACGATCGCGATCTACCGGACGGCCGACGTGAGGGCCGAACCGGCTCGGCCTCAGTAG
- a CDS encoding Gfo/Idh/MocA family protein, whose protein sequence is MEDASKPKRLRVGVVGLGRLWESRHKPSLLRLQDRFRITALYDQVARRAEIEAQQLGCAACEGLASLIERPDVDVVYLLSPQWFGLHPAHLACAAGKPVYCALPLSGDLPELEALVARVEETGVAFMPEFARRCYPATLRLQELLATTLGKPRLVMGQSRLYGFDRYAQPGPTTQVVPVPLSIDPGSYLLDWCAFVFRALPTSIGSTRSVVLPATGDEAGEPDFESFTAAFPGGATAQISYGRYHRAEWGDASRFLPPAGFQVFAERGAAWVEMPDRIQWWDADGGHEERLPLEPTVGDVLNEQFFRLVHKAPSLAPTVRDALEVARLVHDLERSQGEGHAVESPGASVESASPTS, encoded by the coding sequence TTGGAAGACGCGTCGAAACCGAAACGGCTCCGGGTCGGGGTCGTCGGCCTGGGCCGCCTCTGGGAGAGCCGCCACAAGCCGTCGCTGCTGCGACTCCAGGATCGGTTTCGCATCACCGCGCTCTACGACCAGGTCGCCCGCCGGGCCGAGATCGAGGCGCAACAGCTCGGCTGCGCCGCCTGCGAGGGCCTGGCGAGCCTGATCGAGCGGCCCGACGTCGACGTCGTCTACCTCCTCTCGCCGCAATGGTTCGGGCTCCACCCCGCGCACCTGGCCTGCGCCGCCGGCAAGCCGGTGTACTGCGCCCTGCCGCTCTCGGGCGACCTGCCCGAGCTGGAGGCCCTGGTCGCGCGCGTCGAGGAGACGGGCGTGGCGTTCATGCCCGAGTTCGCGAGGCGTTGCTACCCGGCGACGCTCCGGCTCCAGGAGCTGCTGGCGACGACCCTGGGAAAGCCCCGGCTCGTGATGGGCCAGTCGCGACTCTACGGCTTCGACCGCTACGCGCAGCCCGGCCCGACCACGCAGGTCGTCCCCGTGCCGCTCTCGATCGACCCGGGGAGCTACCTGCTCGACTGGTGCGCGTTCGTCTTCCGCGCCCTGCCGACCTCGATCGGCTCGACCCGATCCGTCGTCCTCCCCGCGACCGGCGACGAGGCGGGGGAGCCCGACTTCGAGAGCTTCACCGCCGCCTTCCCCGGGGGGGCGACGGCTCAGATCTCCTACGGCCGCTACCACCGCGCGGAGTGGGGCGACGCCAGCCGATTCCTCCCCCCCGCGGGCTTCCAGGTCTTCGCGGAACGCGGCGCGGCGTGGGTCGAGATGCCCGACCGGATCCAGTGGTGGGACGCCGACGGCGGCCACGAGGAACGCCTGCCGCTGGAGCCCACCGTGGGCGACGTGCTCAACGAGCAGTTCTTCAGGCTCGTCCACAAGGCCCCCTCGCTGGCCCCGACGGTCCGCGACGCCCTGGAAGTCGCCCGCCTCGTCCACGACCTGGAGCGAAGCCAGGGCGAGGGCCACGCGGTCGAAAGCCCGGGCGCGTCCGTCGAGTCCGCCTCTCCCACGAGCTAG
- the dtd gene encoding D-aminoacyl-tRNA deacylase — MRAVVQRVTRASVAVEGATVGAIGRGWLVLLGVARDDGPEDVARLADKVVNLRAFDDEAGKMNRSVVDVGGGVLVVSQFTVMADCRAGRRPGFTDAAEPAKAEALYLEFARRVADSGLEVATGVFRATMAVELVNDGPVTFLIDSRRLF, encoded by the coding sequence ATGCGAGCCGTCGTCCAGAGAGTCACCCGCGCCTCGGTCGCGGTCGAAGGCGCGACCGTCGGCGCGATCGGCCGGGGCTGGCTGGTCCTGCTCGGCGTGGCCCGCGACGACGGGCCCGAGGACGTCGCCCGCCTGGCCGACAAGGTCGTGAACCTCCGCGCCTTCGACGACGAGGCCGGCAAGATGAACCGCAGCGTCGTCGACGTCGGCGGCGGCGTCCTCGTCGTCAGCCAGTTCACCGTCATGGCCGACTGCCGCGCCGGCCGCCGACCGGGGTTCACCGACGCCGCCGAGCCGGCGAAGGCCGAGGCCCTCTATCTCGAATTCGCCCGGCGGGTCGCCGACTCCGGGCTCGAGGTCGCCACCGGCGTCTTCCGCGCGACGATGGCCGTCGAGCTGGTGAACGACGGCCCGGTGACCTTCCTGATCGACAGCCGCCGCCTCTTCTGA
- the gatC gene encoding Asp-tRNA(Asn)/Glu-tRNA(Gln) amidotransferase subunit GatC has translation MSLSTEDVAKVAVLARLRLSPDELQTFTGQLNAIVDYVAQLQEPDTSDVEPLAHGVEVRNVFRDDVRGPALPREAALANAPKRNSESFLVPAVLD, from the coding sequence ATGTCGCTGTCGACCGAAGACGTGGCCAAAGTCGCCGTGCTGGCGCGCCTCCGCCTGAGCCCGGACGAGCTGCAGACGTTCACCGGCCAGCTCAACGCGATCGTCGACTACGTGGCCCAGCTCCAGGAGCCGGACACGTCGGACGTCGAGCCCCTGGCCCACGGCGTCGAGGTCCGCAACGTCTTCCGCGACGACGTCCGCGGCCCCGCCCTGCCCCGCGAGGCGGCGCTCGCCAACGCCCCCAAGCGGAACTCCGAGAGCTTCCTCGTCCCCGCCGTCCTCGACTGA
- a CDS encoding FGGY-family carbohydrate kinase, translated as MSSHQPIVLGLDVGTQSLRAALVDLDGKTVAYGVEPIETTYPRPSWAEQQPRDWWRAAKAATRAALAKAGASPDQVVAIGLDCTACTVVACGIDGEPLRPALLWMDQRAFREADEISATGDPVLRYVSGRVSPEWMLPKALWLKRNEPETFDRAARIVECTDWMMHRLTGAWTLSLNHLAVKWNYARPDGGWPLAMIAAVGLHDLPAKWPEAIVPLGKGDAVLSTSAAEQLGLKAGTPVAQGGIDAYLGMLGLGATGDGDVALIVGSSTCHLAQTRDGVFGSGAGGCYPDATVEGLYTIEAGQTATGSILDWYRRHFAGREQVEADARGVNVYTILDEKAAVVPPGAEGLVVREDWQGNRSPYKNPQARGAIVGLSLAHGPGHVFRALYEATAMGTRHILDDASHFGLKVERVFIGGGGAKSPLWLQIHADVLKKPIHLTREGESCALGSAMTAAVAAGVYKDFDEAAQAMVAVERVVEPNPKHVDVYDELFARYVDLYRRLNDPV; from the coding sequence ATGAGCAGCCATCAACCGATCGTCCTGGGGCTCGACGTCGGCACCCAGAGCCTCCGCGCCGCCCTGGTGGACCTCGACGGCAAGACCGTGGCCTACGGCGTCGAGCCGATCGAGACGACCTACCCCCGGCCCTCCTGGGCCGAGCAGCAGCCCCGCGACTGGTGGCGCGCCGCGAAGGCCGCGACCCGGGCCGCGCTCGCGAAGGCCGGCGCGAGCCCCGACCAGGTGGTCGCGATCGGCCTCGACTGCACGGCCTGCACGGTCGTCGCCTGCGGGATCGACGGCGAGCCCCTGCGGCCGGCGCTGCTCTGGATGGACCAGCGGGCCTTCCGCGAGGCCGACGAGATCAGCGCCACGGGCGACCCCGTGCTCCGCTACGTTTCGGGCCGGGTCTCGCCCGAGTGGATGCTGCCCAAGGCCCTCTGGCTCAAGCGGAACGAACCCGAGACGTTCGACCGCGCCGCGCGGATCGTCGAATGCACCGACTGGATGATGCACCGGCTGACCGGGGCGTGGACGCTCTCGCTGAACCACCTGGCCGTGAAGTGGAACTACGCCCGCCCCGACGGCGGCTGGCCGCTCGCCATGATCGCGGCCGTCGGGCTTCACGACCTCCCCGCCAAGTGGCCCGAGGCGATCGTCCCCCTGGGCAAGGGCGACGCCGTCCTGAGCACTTCGGCAGCCGAGCAACTGGGCCTCAAGGCCGGCACGCCCGTCGCCCAGGGGGGCATCGACGCCTACCTGGGGATGCTCGGCCTGGGGGCGACCGGCGACGGCGACGTCGCGCTCATCGTCGGCTCCAGCACCTGCCATCTGGCGCAGACGCGCGACGGCGTCTTCGGCTCCGGCGCCGGCGGCTGCTACCCCGACGCGACCGTCGAGGGACTGTACACGATCGAGGCCGGCCAGACCGCCACCGGCTCGATCCTCGACTGGTACCGCCGCCACTTCGCCGGCCGCGAGCAGGTCGAGGCCGACGCCCGCGGCGTCAACGTCTACACGATCCTCGACGAGAAGGCCGCCGTCGTCCCCCCGGGCGCGGAGGGGCTCGTCGTCCGCGAGGACTGGCAGGGGAACCGCTCCCCCTACAAGAACCCGCAGGCCCGGGGCGCGATCGTCGGCCTCTCGCTGGCGCACGGCCCCGGCCACGTCTTCCGCGCCCTCTACGAGGCGACCGCCATGGGGACGCGGCACATCCTCGACGACGCCTCGCATTTCGGCCTGAAGGTCGAGCGCGTCTTCATCGGCGGCGGCGGCGCCAAGTCGCCCCTCTGGCTGCAGATCCACGCCGACGTCCTCAAGAAGCCCATCCACCTGACCCGCGAGGGCGAGTCGTGCGCCCTGGGCTCCGCCATGACCGCCGCCGTCGCCGCCGGCGTCTACAAGGACTTCGACGAGGCCGCCCAGGCCATGGTCGCCGTCGAGCGCGTCGTCGAGCCCAACCCGAAGCACGTCGACGTCTACGACGAGCTGTTCGCCCGCTACGTCGACCTCTATCGAAGGCTCAACGACCCCGTGTGA
- the gatA gene encoding Asp-tRNA(Asn)/Glu-tRNA(Gln) amidotransferase subunit GatA gives MNADLLKDATATALLAMLNAGEVTSEELVRGYLDRADALKRLNVFVHLDPENVLDQARAVDAKRKAGEAVGPLAGVPVAIKDVLCVEKEPTTCGSRMLKDFRPPYDATVIVKLRQAGAILFGKTNMDEFAMGSSTENSAYGPTLNPWDEARVPGGSSGGSAAAVAADLAPLSLGSDTGGSIRQPAAVCGVVGIKPTYGRVSRYGLIAFASSLDQIGPFTHDLADAALLLKVISGRDERDATSVDQPVPDYSATLDEKPRSLRIGVAREFFGEGLDPEVESAVREAMRVYEQAGATLKEVSLPNSKYGVPAYYIVAPAECSSNLARYDGTIFGHRAEDWSPKHPGEEDLHPLVRMMMASRAEGFGAEVKRRIMLGTFALSAGYADQYYNQALKVRRLIRNDFDAAFKDVDVILGPTSPSPAFKLGERTADPLAMYLSDIYTITANLAGIPGLSVPCGLTRSGLPIGLQLLAPAFAEENLLRTARVFERATDWHRKRPGLS, from the coding sequence ATGAACGCCGACCTGCTCAAAGACGCCACCGCCACGGCCCTGCTCGCGATGCTCAACGCCGGGGAAGTCACCAGCGAGGAACTCGTCCGGGGGTATCTCGACCGGGCCGACGCCCTGAAGCGGCTCAACGTCTTCGTCCACCTCGACCCCGAGAACGTCCTCGACCAGGCCCGTGCGGTCGACGCCAAACGCAAGGCCGGCGAGGCCGTCGGCCCGCTCGCGGGCGTGCCGGTGGCGATCAAGGACGTCCTCTGCGTCGAGAAGGAGCCGACCACCTGCGGCAGCCGGATGCTCAAGGATTTCCGGCCCCCCTACGACGCCACCGTGATCGTCAAGCTCCGCCAGGCCGGCGCGATCCTCTTCGGCAAGACCAACATGGACGAGTTCGCCATGGGCTCGTCGACCGAGAACAGCGCCTACGGGCCGACACTCAACCCCTGGGACGAGGCCCGCGTGCCCGGCGGCTCGTCGGGCGGCTCGGCCGCCGCCGTGGCCGCCGACCTGGCGCCGCTGTCCCTGGGCAGCGACACCGGCGGCTCGATCCGCCAGCCGGCCGCCGTCTGCGGCGTCGTCGGGATCAAGCCGACCTACGGCCGCGTCAGCCGCTACGGCCTGATCGCCTTCGCCAGCTCGCTCGACCAGATCGGCCCCTTCACCCACGACCTGGCCGACGCCGCGCTGCTGCTCAAGGTCATCTCCGGCCGCGACGAACGCGACGCCACGAGCGTCGACCAGCCGGTGCCCGACTACTCGGCCACGCTCGACGAGAAGCCGAGGTCGCTCCGCATCGGCGTCGCCCGCGAGTTCTTCGGCGAGGGCCTCGACCCCGAGGTCGAGTCGGCCGTCCGCGAGGCGATGCGGGTCTACGAGCAGGCCGGCGCGACCCTCAAGGAGGTCTCGCTGCCGAACTCGAAGTACGGCGTGCCGGCCTATTACATCGTGGCCCCCGCCGAGTGCTCCAGCAACCTCGCCCGCTACGACGGCACCATCTTCGGCCACCGCGCCGAGGACTGGTCGCCGAAGCACCCCGGCGAGGAGGACCTGCACCCCCTCGTCCGCATGATGATGGCCAGCCGCGCCGAGGGCTTCGGCGCCGAGGTCAAGCGGCGGATCATGCTGGGGACGTTCGCCCTCTCGGCCGGCTACGCCGACCAGTACTACAACCAGGCGCTCAAGGTCCGCCGCCTGATCCGCAACGATTTCGACGCGGCCTTCAAGGACGTGGACGTGATCCTGGGCCCCACGTCCCCCTCGCCGGCCTTCAAGCTGGGCGAGCGCACGGCCGACCCGCTGGCGATGTACCTCTCGGACATCTACACGATCACCGCGAACCTCGCCGGCATCCCCGGCCTGAGCGTCCCCTGCGGCCTCACGAGGTCGGGCCTGCCGATCGGCCTGCAGCTCCTGGCGCCCGCCTTCGCCGAGGAGAACCTGCTCCGCACCGCCCGCGTCTTCGAACGCGCCACCGACTGGCACCGGAAGCGGCCGGGCCTGTCCTGA
- a CDS encoding cation:proton antiporter, with product MHDVDLIVTLTGGLAAALVLGYITFKLRLSPIVGYLLAGIAVGPTTPGFTADQNLANQLAEVGVILLMFGVGLQFHLKELLAVKRVALPGALCQFLAATLVGTVIGLVHGWDWQTGLVFGLAIAVASTVVAVRVLSDNGDLHTQTGHIAVGWLVVEDLLTVLVLVMLPVVFGPGEKSLGVVATAVGLAVVKVAVMVALTFVVGERVIPWVLDRAAGTRSRELFTLTVLVVALGIAVTAAKLFDVSMALGAFLAGMVVGRSQFSLRAATEALPMRDAFAVIFFVSVGMLFHPRSLLHSPGLIGATLFVILVVNPLAAGTMVKLLGYPLRAAVSVGVALAQIGEFSFILASAGRSLKLLDDEASNVLIAASIITITLNPVLYRLIGPIETWLKRYFKDPLPVENRVKHDLEEPEETGRHRVVVIGYGPVGKTLTRLLRDNRIDPVVIELNMDTVRRLEGEGVRALYGDAMHREVLEHAGADKAVGLILSSSTMSGGKETIRLAREINPDVFILARTTYLREVCEMRGAGADSVFSGEGEVALAMTESLLNRLGATPDQIDRERARVHAEFSAMTRPADEPVPGTPPSSERADGEASVAAKERPQPVPGPPELSSARRENPLGE from the coding sequence ATGCACGACGTCGACCTCATCGTGACGCTGACCGGGGGACTGGCCGCCGCGCTCGTCCTGGGCTACATCACCTTCAAGCTAAGGCTCTCGCCGATCGTCGGCTACCTGCTGGCGGGGATCGCGGTGGGACCGACCACGCCGGGCTTCACGGCCGACCAGAACCTGGCGAATCAGCTCGCCGAGGTCGGCGTGATCCTGCTGATGTTCGGCGTCGGGCTCCAGTTCCACCTCAAGGAACTGCTCGCGGTCAAGCGCGTGGCGCTCCCGGGGGCGTTGTGCCAGTTCCTGGCGGCGACGCTCGTGGGGACGGTGATCGGGCTCGTGCACGGCTGGGACTGGCAGACCGGGCTGGTCTTCGGCCTTGCGATCGCCGTGGCGAGCACCGTGGTCGCGGTGCGGGTGCTGTCGGACAACGGCGACCTGCACACCCAGACCGGCCACATCGCGGTGGGCTGGCTGGTCGTCGAGGACCTGCTCACGGTCCTGGTCCTGGTCATGCTCCCCGTGGTCTTCGGGCCCGGCGAGAAGTCGCTGGGCGTGGTGGCGACGGCCGTCGGCCTGGCGGTGGTCAAGGTCGCCGTCATGGTGGCCTTGACGTTCGTCGTCGGCGAACGGGTCATCCCCTGGGTATTGGACAGGGCCGCGGGGACCCGCTCGAGGGAGTTGTTCACGCTGACGGTGCTGGTCGTGGCGCTGGGCATCGCCGTCACGGCCGCCAAGCTGTTCGACGTCTCGATGGCGCTGGGGGCGTTCCTCGCCGGCATGGTGGTGGGTCGGTCGCAGTTCAGCCTGCGGGCGGCGACCGAGGCCCTGCCGATGCGCGACGCCTTCGCGGTCATCTTCTTCGTCTCGGTCGGGATGCTGTTCCACCCCCGGTCGCTGCTGCATTCCCCGGGCCTGATCGGCGCGACCCTCTTCGTCATCCTGGTGGTCAACCCGCTGGCGGCGGGGACGATGGTCAAGCTGCTCGGCTACCCGCTGCGCGCGGCGGTCTCGGTGGGCGTCGCGCTGGCGCAGATCGGCGAGTTCTCGTTCATCCTGGCGTCGGCGGGCCGGTCGCTGAAGCTCCTGGACGACGAGGCGTCGAACGTCCTGATCGCCGCGTCGATCATCACGATCACGCTCAACCCGGTCCTGTACCGCCTGATCGGCCCCATCGAGACGTGGCTCAAGCGCTACTTCAAGGACCCGCTCCCGGTCGAGAACCGCGTGAAGCACGATTTGGAGGAGCCCGAGGAGACGGGCCGGCATCGCGTCGTCGTGATCGGCTACGGCCCCGTGGGCAAGACGCTCACTCGACTTCTCCGCGACAACCGGATCGACCCGGTCGTCATCGAGCTGAACATGGACACCGTCCGCCGCCTGGAGGGCGAGGGGGTGCGAGCCCTCTACGGCGACGCCATGCATCGCGAGGTCCTGGAGCACGCCGGGGCCGACAAGGCCGTCGGCCTGATCCTCAGCAGCTCGACGATGAGCGGCGGCAAGGAGACGATCCGGCTGGCCCGCGAGATCAACCCGGACGTCTTCATCCTCGCCCGCACCACCTATCTGCGCGAGGTCTGCGAGATGCGCGGGGCGGGGGCCGACAGCGTCTTCTCGGGCGAGGGCGAGGTCGCCCTGGCGATGACCGAATCGCTCCTCAACCGCCTCGGCGCCACCCCCGACCAGATCGACCGCGAGCGGGCGCGCGTCCACGCCGAGTTCTCCGCCATGACCCGGCCGGCCGACGAGCCCGTCCCTGGCACGCCGCCGTCCTCCGAGCGGGCCGATGGCGAGGCGAGCGTCGCCGCCAAGGAGCGTCCTCAGCCCGTCCCGGGCCCTCCCGAGTTGTCGTCCGCGCGGCGGGAAAACCCCCTCGGCGAATGA
- a CDS encoding bifunctional UDP-N-acetylglucosamine diphosphorylase/glucosamine-1-phosphate N-acetyltransferase GlmU, producing the protein MAIEGPVAIILAAGQGKRMKSDRAKVLHEVCGRPMIGYVVDAARGAGAKTIVVVVGYAAEQLYAALEGEPDIRFAVQAEQLGTGHAVKVCRPLLEGYEGPILVLVGDEPLLRPEPLADLLDRQRREEAACLLGTAEVDDPMGFGRILRDSAGRFLRIVEERDCNPEEKAIREVNPSCYVFELPVLWDALDQIDTSNAQGEYYLTDAPEQLMRMGRKVVATNVLSADDILGVNTRQHLAQAGAIMQARIQDHWMTEGVSIVDPRNTYIDGRAVLGRDTVVYPFSVINGAVTIGERCKVGPFAHLRPGTELADGVEVGAFVEINRSSLDAGTVVRHLAYLGDARVGANVNVGCGAITANFDGVGKHPTTIGDDARIGSGAVLIAPVEVGKGAVVGAGAVVTKGRDVAAGETVVGVPARPIGSKPR; encoded by the coding sequence ATGGCGATCGAAGGGCCGGTGGCGATCATCCTGGCGGCGGGCCAGGGCAAGCGGATGAAGTCGGACCGGGCGAAGGTCCTGCACGAGGTCTGCGGGCGGCCGATGATCGGCTACGTGGTCGACGCGGCGCGGGGGGCCGGGGCGAAGACGATCGTCGTGGTCGTCGGCTACGCGGCCGAGCAGCTCTACGCGGCCCTCGAGGGCGAGCCCGACATCCGCTTCGCCGTGCAGGCCGAGCAGCTCGGCACGGGCCACGCCGTCAAGGTCTGCCGGCCCCTGCTGGAAGGGTACGAGGGGCCGATCCTGGTCCTCGTCGGCGACGAGCCCTTGCTCCGTCCCGAGCCCCTGGCCGACCTGCTCGACCGCCAGCGCCGGGAGGAGGCCGCCTGCCTGCTGGGCACGGCCGAGGTCGACGACCCGATGGGCTTCGGCCGCATCCTCCGCGACTCGGCCGGGCGGTTCCTGCGGATCGTCGAGGAGCGCGACTGCAACCCCGAGGAGAAGGCGATCCGCGAGGTCAACCCGAGCTGCTACGTCTTCGAACTCCCCGTCCTCTGGGACGCCCTCGATCAGATCGACACCAGCAACGCCCAGGGCGAATACTACCTGACCGACGCCCCCGAGCAGTTGATGCGCATGGGCCGGAAGGTGGTGGCGACCAACGTGCTCTCGGCCGACGACATCCTGGGCGTCAACACTCGCCAGCACCTGGCGCAGGCCGGGGCGATCATGCAGGCCCGGATCCAGGACCACTGGATGACCGAGGGGGTCTCGATCGTCGACCCCCGGAACACCTACATCGACGGCCGAGCCGTCCTCGGCCGCGACACCGTGGTTTATCCCTTCAGCGTCATCAACGGCGCGGTGACGATCGGCGAGCGCTGCAAGGTCGGCCCGTTCGCCCACCTCCGGCCGGGCACGGAACTAGCCGACGGCGTCGAGGTCGGCGCGTTCGTCGAGATCAACCGATCGTCGCTCGACGCCGGCACGGTCGTCCGCCACCTGGCCTACCTCGGCGACGCCCGCGTGGGCGCGAACGTGAACGTCGGCTGCGGCGCGATCACCGCCAACTTCGACGGCGTCGGCAAGCACCCGACGACCATCGGCGACGACGCCCGGATCGGGTCGGGCGCCGTCCTGATCGCCCCCGTCGAGGTCGGCAAGGGGGCCGTCGTCGGCGCCGGCGCCGTCGTCACCAAGGGCCGCGACGTCGCCGCGGGCGAGACCGTCGTCGGCGTCCCGGCGCGGCCGATCGGGTCGAAGCCGCGCTGA